The sequence CCCATGGTGGACAGACAAGTGTTCTGAGGCCGTCCACAACCTCAAACACAACCCTGACCAGAAACCAAGGGAACAGCTGAGAGCAAGCTTGCGTGGCGCCATTAGACAAGCTAAGAAACACAGAGGGGACAAGATCCTGGCAGAGATCTCCACCCAACGTGTCTTTGACGTTCTCAAATGGTACCAAGGGAAGCGGCGATCAATCCTCCCCCCCATCCATCATCCAAGTTCAGGTATCACAGCCACCCATCCACACGACAAAGCTAGGCACCTAGGGGCCCAGTTCTTCCCACCAGCCAACTCCCCGCACGTCACACTGGAACCCCTTGGCATCAGAGAACACCCCAGAAGACCCCACCAGCCAATCACCACCGCAGAAGTCAGAACTGCCATCAACCTCACATCAAACCGCTCCGCGCCAGGAGCGTTTGGTTCTAACTACTGCCTGCTGAAATGGGCCTTCAACGCCTCCCCCAACCACTTTGTCACGCTGTTTAACTTATGCCTGAACATTGGATACCACCCCACCGCCCTGAGGAACTGTATTATTGCACCTATCCCCAAACCCAACCGCGCCAACATGTCTACCCCAAAGAACTACCGACCGATTGCTCTACTAGAAACCCTCTCCAAGCTCCTGGAAAAGGTTATAACAGCTAGACTCATCCACAAGGCTGGGGAACATCAACTCATTCCCCAATCTCAATTCGGAGGTAAAGACATCACCTCATGTACAGACGCTGGACTATGCATGGTACACGACATCCAACTTGCCTGGAAAAGGAACAAGGCTGTATCCCTACTCACTCTAGACGTATCAGGATATTTCAACAACGTTGATCACTCCAGACTCATATACACCCTTAGGAGACTAGGCTACTCGTCAAACATATGCAAATGGCTAAAATCATACCTTAGCAATCGCACTGCCCAATTCCGTATAGACGGCCTACTCTGCCCCCACTTCCAACTTCCAGACGTCGGTATCCCTCAGGGCTCCCCTCTATCACCCATCCTCTCTTCACTCTACTCTATCCCTCTTCTTGCTGCTTCTATAGATCCTCAAGCCCACTCCTTCGCTTACATAGACGACTTTACCATCCTCGCTTATTCCCGCTCCCATCAAGACAACATCACCATCATGACCGACATCATCAAGAACATTAATCAAACTGCTATCAAACTTGGCCTGGAATTCGAACTACCTAAGTCTGACCTCATTCATTTCATCCGCTCTGCTTGTACCCCTCATTCCAATCCATCACTGACCTTTTCCCACTTTGGTACAGATACTGTCATCAGTCCAAAGGACGTGGTCCGATGGCTGGGATTCTATCTGGACAGAAAGCTTAACTTCAAGGAACACATCCAGACCATGGCAGTCAAAGCCAGAGCTACCCTAGCTGGTCTCCGTATGTTAGCTAACTCCCAGAACGGTCTCTCAGTCCGTCATGCCCGCATCCTGTTTAAGGCCAGTGTCACTCCGATCCTGACTTATGGGCTCCCTCTGTGGTTTCATGGGCGCAGGCAGTTGTCGTTGCTCGAACCACTTAGGAAAGTCCAGAATCAAGGTCTGAGATGGATACTTGGTGCTTTCCGAACGACTCCCACCAGATGCATGGAGCACCTCGCTTCAATCCCTCCCCTACACATTGCTTGTCTTAGAATCATCGAAAATCTTGCTAGCAAACTCAGATCCATCCCCACACTAGCTGAGGTCGCGCGACGACTGCCACAGAGTTGGGACTCTTCCACATCCCCCCAACCTAACCCCAAATCTCCTATTGCATTCGCCGCGTCCCTCTCGCACCCGGACATTGAGTTCATCACACCGTACCTTGTTCACCCGTCGAAACCCAATAACCCATGGCCGGACCAACTCTCAATCGATGAGAAGCCACCAGGTGCCACCAAAAATGCCGCCGCCAAGGTTATCCAGAACGAGATCGAAGAAGCCGAAAGCAACCCGAATGGGAATACCATCCACAGTTTCTCGGATGGCCACGCCGGTTCACTCAACGGCGTCCCCAAGATCGGGCTAGGCTTCATCGTAAAATACGGATATCAGATCCTAGCAAGACAATCCTACAGTATTGGCCCCCGAGCGAACATCTATGACGCGGAAATGCTGGGCATAGCCCTCTGCCTAAACAAATCCGTGTCAATTGCCGAACAAGTACAAGCCAAGCGAATCATCATCTACTGCGACAACCAGGCGGCGGTCAAAACCATATCGTCCCTCCAGAGACACCCCGCACAATACGCCGCCCGGATATTCCACCAACACGCCCAACGTTTCCTGGAGAAAGACCCGAACCACCACATCACTGTCAAATGGTTGCCTGGTCACTCCAAGATAGCTGGGAACGAACTCGCAGATGAACTAGCTAAGGGGAGCGAAACGCTCCAACCTACCCCCGTATTCAACAGAACAATCACATGGGCCAAAACGATGGCTACGAAACGAACCACTAGAGACTGGAAGAAAGTTTGGGCAGAACACACAATCACTCGCCCAGACTCGGGCACCTTCATCCCACGCCCCCCAGCACTCAAACTACACCCCATATTCAACCGCCCCACATACCCTCGCAACGTACAATGCCGCCTAGTCCAATTCCTCACTGGACACGGCTTCTATGGGGCATACAGCGCTCGTTTCCACCCACACATCGACCCCCAATGCTCATGCGGCGAACCATCCCAAACGCCCGAGCACCTGCTCATGTTCTGCCCGAATACGGAGGAATACAGACACATCATCACTGAAGCATCACCTGAACGCTCCTGGGAGGAGTTATTCGGAACACTGCCGGGACTGGAGGCAGTATCTGAGTTCATACTGAAGTCGGGCATTGGAAAGTGTAGAGATCCGCCGGCAACCGCTCAACCTCTGTAGGGCCTTACGCCCAGTTCCATACGTCCTTATGACCGTCCCatacgcccttacggccgcCCCACCCCCCGTCCTTAAGACACATCGTTTATCACGCCCTTATGGCCCCTGTACCTGGTCTTTACGGCCATCCCGTGCTTACTACCTCGCTTGCCCGTTTCTCCTTTCTTGTTTTTGTTTCTCTCTGTCTCTTAGCGTAGTTGGCCTCGGTTtcttgtgagcggtttgcctagtttcgcatgtagctccttaaatatgaatcaaaaaaaaaaaaaaaaaaaaaaaatggcGGCCACGTGATAAAGAGTATTGATATCAAGCTGGCCAACACTGGGTCTGCTTTGGCCCCGAAGAACTGGACCCCTATCGGCTATCCGCTGAGGCCGTAGGTCAAGAACTATGTCATATTGAGTGCTAAATTGGCAATGTATAGGCTTGCATCAAACCCGAGGCACTTGGGAAGAATTTCAAATGATCATGAACCCAATTGTTTTCGAATGACACGGAGCCGATATGTCATTGATTCTGGCGCAAGACCCGCGTCTCGCCAGCCGCGCGCCAGCAACAATCACACTGTCATAACATATGAGCGTGCGTGGCGGGCTCAGTTATATGCGTGCTTCTTTCTGTAGACCTCCACTCTGTACCGGCCTCCACCTGCGCGACACGCAAGCTTTTCAATTTTAACTCAAAGAGTATCAAGTGAATTTTTAATATAATGGAGCAGAGCTGCTATAAAACACAACGGTCTTGGTGGCCTCTGCTACATCGTTTAAACCAGCTCATCTAGTCTTTCAAGAGAAACCTTTTACTAAAGTATAGACCATGGCCTCTCAACTCGTCAAGAAAATGCCCTATGGTGAGTCGACAAGATTACAAGTACTTTTATTATCAATACTAACATGACCCTCCTATAGTCCGCCTCGGAAATTCGGGCCTCAAAATCTCCAGAATTATCCTCGGAACAATGACCTACGGATCTCCAGAATGGCAAGGCTGGGTCCTCGGTGAAGAGGAAGGAATGAAACACATCAAAGCTGCGTGAGTGAATACGACATGCCCGTACTCATACTCCTATTCACCCAACTTTGAACGGTGCAACAAAAAAAGATACGATATGGGAATTCAAACCTTCGACACTGCCAACGTGTACTCCAATGGTCTTTCGGAAACTATCCTCGGAAAGGCCATCAAGAAATATAATCTGCCACGCGACGAGATCGTAGTCATGACCAAGCTTTATTTCACAGTCGCCCCGTCGGTCAACATCGCATGGGCATCGGCAGGCGACTACGTAAACCAAAACGGACTCAGCCGCAAGGTACGTTTTTTTAACCGTCCCCCCCCCTCCGTTTCAGTGCGTAGAATCAGACTCTCacaacgcatatatatagcACATCTTTGAGGCAGTCAAGCACTCTTTAGAGCGCCTTCAGCTCGACTATGTAGATGTTCTCCAGTGTCACCGTTTCGACCCTGATACACCAATCGAAGAAACCATGCAAGCGCTCCACGATGTAGTCCAGGCAGGCTACGCTCGCTACATCGGCATGTCGAGCTGCTATGCCTGGCAGTTCCATCTGATGCAAAACTATGCCATCACGCATAACCTCACGCCATTTATTTCGATGCAAAACCATCACAGTCTTGTCTACCGCGAGGAAGAGAGGGAAATGTTTCCTACGCTCAAGGTAGATGGTCACTTGGGCGGTTGTAGAATCTTACTTACAATTAACATCATAATGCTAGCACTTTGGCGTTGGTATCATTCCTTGGTCTCCCCTTGCCCGCGGCTACTTGACCAAACCCGTCAACGACGAAACCAGCAAACGCAACACAGCTGACCCGTAAGTAATAAAAAAAATTGCGACAAAATAGAAGTTGAATGTTACTAACGATTTTACAGAATGCGCAACTACTATGCCACAGCCCACCCAGGAAACCCCAAGATCGTTGCCAAGTGAGCGATCACCAGAAGGTGACCTGGACAACTTATTCACTTTTTTTTCACTATCAGAGTCGAGGAACTGTCAAAGAAGTACGGCGTTACCATGGCGCAGATTGCCACCGCCTGGAGCTTGACCAAGGTGACTGCCCCAATTGTGGGAACTACCAGTCTGAAGAATCTTGAAGAATTGGCCGGTAAGTGAAATAAATCCCCAAGACCCAACGTGTAGACCTTCTCACGTATAAACACCTCTGAAAGATGCCGTTCATATCAAACTTAGCGATGAAGATATCAAGGCGCTGGAGGAGCCCTATGGCCCCCAGGCAGTTTACGGTCATTGGTAGACGGATAGGTTCGACAAGGACATTTACTGACCATGGCTTTATTGATTGGCATCAAATCCGGTATATATGCTACGATATGAACGAAAATATATTTGATTTGTAGAAAAAATGAATAAGTTACCCGGTCAAACTACGGTATCCAGAATCCACACACCCCTCCCTATATATCCATCACATCCCTATCACCCCCAAACACGCAATCCTAAGGTCAGACCACATGATTGGCCTATTTCCCGTCAGTGACCACACGTATTTTAATATCCTAACCATATCGTTCGCCATTGTTTCGGGCCTGCTACACTCGGCAACACCCCATAAACGAGCAAGGAGAAAAGACTGGTCTGCGGAAGAGCTAGTTGCGATCCCCAACTACAAAAAGAGCAAATTCAAATATGAGTAAAGATTTAATAAGGAGAGTGGAGCCTACGATGAACACCGGAAGGACTAAGAAAGCGTCTGGGTTTCTCCGCGGCATGA comes from Rhizoctonia solani chromosome 4, complete sequence and encodes:
- a CDS encoding aldo/keto reductase family protein gives rise to the protein MASQLVKKMPYVRLGNSGLKISRIILGTMTYGSPEWQGWVLGEEEGMKHIKAAYDMGIQTFDTANVYSNGLSETILGKAIKKYNLPRDEIVVMTKLYFTVAPSVNIAWASAGDYVNQNGLSRKHIFEAVKHSLERLQLDYVDVLQCHRFDPDTPIEETMQALHDVVQAGYARYIGMSSCYAWQFHLMQNYAITHNLTPFISMQNHHSLVYREEEREMFPTLKHFGVGIIPWSPLARGYLTKPVNDETSKRNTADPMRNYYATAHPGNPKIVAKVEELSKKYGVTMAQIATAWSLTKVTAPIVGTTSLKNLEELADAVHIKLSDEDIKALEEPYGPQAVYGHW
- a CDS encoding Reverse transcriptase (RNA-dependent DNA polymerase), yielding MHALLNEPLYEYFNIFILQDIWWGCIGSQKDTNPEKQNIYGTVSSTNFLCIIPPGANTAKGPGVAIYIRNNQDIHPQFSDISPIHKDILAIDLKLHNSPVTIINCYPHGKSFKDTVEAITNINIPMDRPFIMARDFNMHHPDWALNQSKWEHHCPNAQERLFRTYAEYQDLHILNHLNLPTHIVPRLHTSNAIIDLTLLNSQAVDAWPNLNWEVEAQSSGKSLGLDHMAITWTIGPHNQAKPVGVTEPSPRHIIDTSRQKKWTQEYMQQVQKTHLPTDPRSAKEADRITSLILDAMSNATKMVMPTPLRQKKPGPVRSPWWTDKCSEAVHNLKHNPDQKPREQLRASLRGAIRQAKKHRGDKILAEISTQRVFDVLKWYQGKRRSILPPIHHPSSGITATHPHDKARHLGAQFFPPANSPHVTLEPLGIREHPRRPHQPITTAEVRTAINLTSNRSAPGAFGSNYCLLKWAFNASPNHFVTLFNLCLNIGYHPTALRNCIIAPIPKPNRANMSTPKNYRPIALLETLSKLLEKVITARLIHKAGEHQLIPQSQFGGKDITSCTDAGLCMVHDIQLAWKRNKAVSLLTLDVSGYFNNVDHSRLIYTLRRLGYSSNICKWLKSYLSNRTAQFRIDGLLCPHFQLPDVGIPQGSPLSPILSSLYSIPLLAASIDPQAHSFAYIDDFTILAYSRSHQDNITIMTDIIKNINQTAIKLGLEFELPKSDLIHFIRSACTPHSNPSLTFSHFGTDTVISPKDVVRWLGFYLDRKLNFKEHIQTMAVKARATLAGLRMLANSQNGLSVRHARILFKASVTPILTYGLPLWFHGRRQLSLLEPLRKVQNQGLRWILGAFRTTPTRCMEHLASIPPLHIACLRIIENLASKLRSIPTLAEVARRLPQSWDSSTSPQPNPKSPIAFAASLSHPDIEFITPYLVHPSKPNNPWPDQLSIDEKPPGATKNAAAKVIQNEIEEAESNPNGNTIHSFSDGHAGSLNGVPKIGLGFIVKYGYQILARQSYSIGPRANIYDAEMLGIALCLNKSVSIAEQVQAKRIIIYCDNQAAVKTISSLQRHPAQYAARIFHQHAQRFLEKDPNHHITVKWLPGHSKIAGNELADELAKGSETLQPTPVFNRTITWAKTMATKRTTRDWKKVWAEHTITRPDSGTFIPRPPALKLHPIFNRPTYPRNVQCRLVQFLTGHGFYGAYSARFHPHIDPQCSCGEPSQTPEHLLMFCPNTEEYRHIITEASPERSWEELFGTLPGLEAVSEFILKSGIGKCRDPPATAQPL